DNA sequence from the Bombus huntii isolate Logan2020A chromosome 7, iyBomHunt1.1, whole genome shotgun sequence genome:
AAATTGGGCTATTTCGACGTCCAGGGAGTACTCAAACGAATGAACAATTTGGAAACGCTCGATATCGAGATCAAGGATTCCTCGGTAAGCAACGAACAATTATCGATACGTTCGCACCCTCGACTTAAGGAGGTGATCCTACGAGGAGTCAGGCTCAGAAGCATTCTATCTAGCTCGTTAGTCGGCGTTCGAGGACCCAAGCTGATATTCGGCCTGAAAAATACTTCCGTCGACTCGATACCGGCAGCTCTCTTCTTTCCGGTACCCCGCTCCACCGAATTGGAATTGGACATCTCCGGCAGCAAATTCACCACTCTATCCAGCCAATTCCTTTCGGCGCTTGATGAACGAATCGGTTCCGTCAAGATCAAGGGACTCCGCTATAATCCGATCGATTGCAATTGCGACGCGAGACAACTCTGGAAATGGCTTAAAACGATCGGCGATGACGATCCTTCAAATCTCGTTCTCTGTTCCACTCCGATCAACTTAGCTGGATCGATCTTAATCAATCTCGCGGAACATCGATTGTCTTGCGATTTGACCTCTGGCGCCTCTGTCGATGAATTCATCAACGATACCACCGCTACCATCCACGTTCTCGCTTCTTCATCCTCCTCTgattctttttcctcttcctcctcctcttcttaTTCCAATCCTACCGTCAGATCGACGTTTTCGGAACCCGAGATTATTTGGACCGTAGCACCACCGGTTCAAAACACTGATCGAAATAAGCATTACAATGGCGATCATGCAACTTCTTCGTCAGCCGGTTCCTCCGCCGGTACGGACGATACACTTATCATTGGTATCGTTGGTGGCGTCGTAGCGTTCATAGCTCTGATCGTAGTCGTGATCTGTGTGTGCCGATTTAGGTGGTCTTCTGACCGAATCGATCAAACGCGTTTAGCCGTAGCGGCCGCGACCAGCAGTATTCCTGACGCCTCGATGGTCAGGCCTGCCAGCGCTTACTCCGGCAAGATCAATCATGAACTTTATCTCGGCTCTTACAACGAATCCACGTTAGATCGTGGGAATACGATGGCTTCTTCCATTCCAACTATACCTCACCAAATAATGCCTTTGGTTCAACCACCGATGCATCTCATGCATACCCTTTTAACTCCTACTCAAACTCAACCGCAATCACAGTCCCAACTGCAAACGCAACAATTTTACGGATATTGCGACGGCTCTTTACCTGTTTATATTGCTTGCTCCACTGATACCAAGTGTGACAGATAACGAAATAACCCACATCTTTCCATTGCATACACACGTATACCTCATAGTTTACTCGCTCATGTTCCACTCACTGTCAATAGCGTGTCGTCGTGTTTATGTTCATTTAACGTAACTCGTATAAACTCACGCTCGCAAGTAAGTGTATGTACGTATAGATAAGCCCCGTACATGTGTGCAGCCTCATACATAACACCACCTTAcatacaatttatatattatatgaatcAACGTATACCTACGTTGAtactctctccctctctttcttttagcaacgaatttatatattttatatgaattatacaagttatatattttaatacattgtTTTTCACTATTTACTGCTTTATACATAGTATGTAAATGTTTCTGTATTTACGATGACTATTCAATTTTTTTGAAAACGAAGCTGGAGAAGTTGAAAGATACGATTCCATCATGAAAATCATGTGACACATATACACGCGCGCGCGATTCTTAACCTCACAACTCTGGTTCATAGATGGCATAACAAAATCTTTGATTTTTTGGACGATCGGTATTTCAGAACATGACACTAAGATCCATAAGATGCCATATCCATTCTACATATGTAATATGTACATCTCATATGTATATCTCATCTGATAATGCTTTCACTTTAAATgtcatatttaatttctacCCGTTATCGATTATCGAAACGTATCAATCGAGAAGTCGCAAATTACGTGTATTTAGAAATGTGTGAGTAAGGAGTCGTATGTATCTACTCGTATCTATGAGAACGCACACCGCGTGCATAGATAACGTAACCTTATTTCGCGATCGTGATATGTCAAAAGACGTTTACGTGACATATCGATATTCTCATGTACTTATCTacttacatataaatattttcttataaaaagaAGTTCTGGTTTTTTGGTTTTGTTTCTACAGAAATGTCAATTCTCTACAGCATTCTGGACCAAATGATATAAACCTAGTATTCGATACttattttgtatgtatgtttGCTACGAGTTTCCGTACTTTACTCGAACAATTCTTACaaatgttatttcttttcAGTCACAAACCAACAAACTAACTGCATATAAGTGATATTATTACATATGAGTATCAAAAAAACAATGATCTTGGCTATTTTCAATCGATCGGTCATTGTACATccatttcaaatatttcaatgttatGTAAACATATCAAACATCTGAAAAagtgtatgctataacgtagcTAAACAAAATGTAATGCAAAAACAGCAGAGATtttgtatgtgtgtgtgtgtgagagagagGGCGCGGAGGGGGAGAAAGGTAAGACACCAGAAGAAACAAGAAATCAAGAAAAGTAACATAACTGAAAAAACATCACAACATTTTATCAGTTTCCTGAAAGTATTAAATTACAAGATATCAAATATGGATTGAGTCAATTTGCATGCGATGAATTGACTGGAAGGTAATTGTTACTATTTCAAAGAATCGTGTTTCACTTTgtatatgtttcaaaaagttaCGCTTTATAGGACCTAAGAATACATGCCATAACATGATACAACCTTTTCTCGAGGAAGGTGCCTGGTGTTACTGGGTCGTCTCTATTGGAGCATTGTTGTGCTTCCTTGGTCTCATTGTTGCTTGTATTTGCAGCTGTCGTCGTAATGAGAACAAGTAAActgtttatacatttatacttATGAATTATCGTTATCATCTCTGAAAAGAATAACATTTCATACATTTCTGCTAACAATAATAAAGTTACATTTTATATTGGAATTAAGAATGCAATTTTTCGTATCATTTACAAGGATACGTTCAGTTGTAATTCCTTTAAATAGGAATGAATTTCTCGGCCTTGCTGGAATGGTAACTCTAAATGATTCTGACAATGATGGCTTTAATGGGATTCCGATGGCAGATGCCCTTCGTATAGCAACGCAAGATATCATTGACAGTGGAAAAAGGTTCCTGTCCTAATATCGATTTAGCGTTATGCTGTTTTGTTAactataaattctcataaCTTGTAATAGtttgcaaaatattcaaacttAATCACAATTATTAATATGTCAACTAGTATTATATGAAATGATGAGCTCTATCTGACTTGAAACTATGAAACTTTTGCATTACATATATAGGTCAACCAGTGCCAACAGAAGTCTTCCAGATATTCCAAAAGACAAAGGAAAGAGGCATGAAAATACAGGAACATCTGTATCTCAAGATATTTATGAAATCACTGAAACGATCGGTGATCAGTCCGAGCTCTACGCCACAGTACGAGATACAGGTATATCCGATAGAATAGATTGacgtttattaattacatacAATGAGACATagattaattttatcgaaaacatATTCCATGTCAGGAATGTGTCTCCTTTTCTTTAACGACAATATCGCTTTTAATATGTTTATAGCAAAAGAGCAGATATCTAAACTGGACGTGCCAGAAGTTTTACATCAAAATCCATCATTGAGCCAAGAAACCTCGGATGATCAATATTTAAGATTTGCGTCGTCCCCTAATTCAGACAATGGTACAAAcacaaaaataattatcaaatCATTATTATCAATCATCTCAAATCATCATTATAATGTAACCATTTATGCTTATTCCAGTTGAACATCCATATGCTCAAGTTCAAAATGTTCAAAAAACAGAGGCTAATCAATCGAGTCGGTAATGATTGCAGAGTCATAAGTATAGTTGTATTAtagtttcctttttttatgataatactattgaatatatatttctCTACTTCTACTTTTACATTAAAAGcggaaaatgaataaaaaatattacagaaataatattaaacaaGCAAGCAATGTCGACAAGCCATTGACGTCAACGTCTCAAAGTAACGGAAACCCGGTTGCACCACCAAGGACTCGTCGATCTTCGTCGCATAATTCTCTTTTGTCTGCCGAAACCGGGCCATGTGATATTCAGGCGGCCAATGCCATATCGGGTGGAGTACAAGCTAATCAAGATTTGCCTTACATGACGCCACCACTGTTAATGTTACTGCCTCAACCACCGCAACCTCAGTCAAATAGCCCGCAACAACATTTTAGCGGAGATTCTCAAGATTCtagtaaatatttacatttctgtCCTATAAGTCAATCTTCGATTACGCTTTTTAGACTTACTTTGATGAAAGCGCACTCCATACACATTTGTATATACGCGGATtcgtataacattatattcATAGtccatatatgtacataattcATATGCTTCGTATAACGCTGTTTCTTATAACGCGAAACGTATCCCCGCGTTATACGTTcatctttttatatatattctttcttcttctgttcTTGCATATAtacttctatatatatttgtttttctctttttcatttcACATAGAAGGATACACAAGCATCAGTGTAAGAGAGCCCCTAGCTAACATAATTGCGCAGACGAAGACAATTTGCCGACAGAGCCAATCTGTTCGACCCCTCACGGATCCTCATTATGCGACTGTATCGGATGATTCTGGTATATACGTATTTGAACAGTGTACACAACGTGTATTCTTtgctttattttttcttacttttttcATCATTGATAAGGGATATTGTTTCACTTGACAGACGAAATGTATGCTGCGATCGACGAACAAGACAAGGTATACACTAGCGGTAGCGAAACATACGCACAAATACAACCGACGATGACAGAGATTCAACGAGTACAAAACGAGCAAACATTATTCTCCCGCGTTCCGTCTCGTTCCGATGAAACTTACCCTGCTCCGCAACCACCGAGCGTCGATAGTTTACGGCATGTTGCACATGCTCATTCAAGACAAGGTAATAATTCTTTTCACATTCTATTTTATACGCGTATTCgcgcgtttcaattatttaataaatatctttttaccAAGTCTCGTATCATAATATTACAGCTTCGTCGTCGAGTGCCAATAGTTCTATCGTAAATCCTGGATCGCCAAAGCCTGAGAAACGTCAAGCGAATTCACCGTTACCGCCTCCACCGGAAGGGACAGCAGAAGTATACGCATTAATCGAGAAGAAGCCAAAAAGCGATGACCGAATGAAATCAGCTTTATCCAGTGGGAAATCTCTAGAGGATATGTACGCGAAAGtaatgaagaaaaagaaagacgcGGAAGAACAGCAGAATGACGCGCATTCAAATTCTCAGGGAAGCCTGCATTCTGATACATTTGTCCTTGGTTCTGTTCGAAAATCAAGTCTTGTTGAAAGTAACAGAATTGCATCATCTAGTCATGATTCTATGGAAATACAAAAGAAGGAATCCGATTCCGTCGGTGATGTCGGTAATTTTCATTCGGAAACGGACGTTTTGATGAAATCATCCCCTCCTTCATCGTCTAGAACTGATGACGGGTTGGACTCGTCGAATTTCACGCTCGGTCATGGATACGAAGTTATGAACAGTGATTTACCTAAAAAACATTCAACCACTCGCGAGTCCTGTGATCCGAACTATGAAGTGTTATGCCCACAACAATGCCTCACTATGGATACTGCAACAGACTATCAGCAAACTAGCAACTCCGTTCCGATTTCTTTACGAAATAACGTAGATTTACCAACCACTTCTTCTCTTTCTACTTCTTCTCCTTCAACTTCTTCATCAtcatcttcatcttcttcttcttcttcttattccATGCCATTCAAACATCGACAAATTAGTAACGCTAGTAGTGAAGATCCAGGATACGAGAAAGTAAAGTTAAGGAGCAGATCCGAAATGGATCCAGACACGGACTCGGAACCGAATTATGAAAGTATGCCGCATGATTCAGGAGAACCAAATTACGCTTCAGTTTGCAGACCTGGTGACAGCGACACAGACCCTAATTACGAATCTGTTAATCACGGAGATCCTAATTACGAGAGCGTGAAATATATGAGTGTTACTCGCACCGAGGAACCGCCATACGAACAAGTGAATACATATAAACTCGAACAAGATCCGAATGGATACGAGAAAGtgcagaaaaatatattgtttaacgCTGATTACGAACAGATACATCAAAATCATTCTTCTAAGCCGATTAATGGAGATACCGATGACGAGCAATATGTGCAAGTCTAATCGAATATTCTCCTTCGTTTCCCTTTCGTTGTTTTCTTTTACCGCTGTCATGCTCCTTTTATAATCCTTTGTATCATCATATTTTCtaacattttttcatatgACTTTCTGTTGTCCATTGCTTCATGcttgtttcttctttaactttGTCCATCAACTCTATTTCTCTAACAATCGTACAGTTAATTGTTTAATCGTCATTCTtcactttttattttactcgaccttaaatttttttttattatgatgaaatgcaaattataAGATCGAATTGAGGAAAAGtgtataatgtaaataatgCGATTCGTTTTCGTTTCATCATTCTGATTCGATTTAGTTTATTTCTATGTTTTTCCCCTTGTCCCGTTTCTCGCTGTCCCTTTTTCTCAAATAATATCAAATGGCATGTATCGTACTCGTAAGGTGTGTTGCATTTGAACACATGTTTACGATAACATCTTGCAGAACTCGTAATTAGTAACTTCGATGATAATGTAAttgcatacatatgtatgtaaaatatGTTTGAACATAACCTTTGAACATAACATGATCTTACTTCCGGCGCTAATTTATGGAAAATGAATATATGTCGCGATTAAATGcattcattttaaatataatgatttgtagtcttttatatgtatttttcacGAGATCGAACGTTTTTcggtaaaataaaagaaagcaaaaaagaaacaaaagggAGTTGTCTTGTTCTGTAAAATCCTGCTAAAAAGGGAAATGAATCAAAATCGAAACcacaaatatatatcacaCACAAATCTGTTACATCCTTTATTATTTCGCGCACTTCTCCTTGTttcgtgtgatttttttttagaaatgcGATGTACTTCACGCCTATCAAATTTGTTATTCTCTTCATTTACTATGAACATGATAAATACCATCGTTCCCTGTGTATTTGgctatacatttttctttgtttcttcgtttctattccctttcttttttctctcgctatcgttatttttcttttcgttagACAAATTAAAATCTATGTCCGCTTTCAAGATTCATGCAAAATGCGAAACATTTAAACATAAGATAACTATTAAGTAAAGGGGGagcaaaaagtaaaaaattcgaCGCGTAAAATTTTTTTGTCAATGTAACTTGCTGCTCAATCATTTCGTGTTCGGTATTTGATCAAACACAATTATGCTTGATTACGTCTGATTCTCACTTGTATAAAATCGTATAATGTAACTATCATATCAAATGGCAGCATTTATAGAtttcatatacatttatacgCGACGTATTTCTTAACAGTCCTGTTTTGTTAGTGTGCGTTGCATACAACATAAAATTGAGTTGTTCTGtctaaaaattgtataattggTTGAAAGTAAACAATAATCTAAGGTAAtgggaaatataaaacttttgAGAAACAAATAGGTATCATGGTAGGTTTGGATCGTTCAAATAATCTTCCTCAATCGtacgaattaaaaaaatagaagtAGGGGTCAAAAATTTTATcacaaaaatatacatatcGTGATTTATGAAACCACTGTATGTATATTACTCATCACACCAAGAAATAGGACGCAACTACGTGAACTTGAACTGGCCATTTCAAGCTACAGATCTTATCGCTCGACAATTGTATATGcttaaaactaaaaaaataacatttacAAAGAAATTGCGTAGGTACTATTTGTGAAATGATCACGTTCTCATATGTGTAAAATATGTATGCGCGTTGCGTACAACTAGTTACATGCTACGTGAACGGATTACGCAAGGGAAGGATGCATGTGGTAACATGTTCTTCTATATAATCGAACATTTCAACCAGATacgaatataacgtaatgttatTACTTCAACCATACTTTGCCCGTGGACTCGGCTAAATACATGcaagaaaatataagaaaaaggTGTCAATGACAACGCATTGACGTAACAATAACGATAAATCTAGTTAACTcgaagtaaaaatatattttacttattCTTTTGGAGGATCAGGAGCTTCGGAAATATCGTTAACAATAACCGGaccttttcatttctttcacTCCATCTTCAATGAAACACAACTGATGCAACGATTTATTTTCCATTCAAATTATTGCCGAATTACAGCTCGGCTATTTGTCGCGTTCTTATCTTTACGCTTCTCTGTATACGATCCTATATATTGCatcaataattatatatattaaaaatacgcTATTTTAAAAGGAGTCGAAGctttaaaaaaaggaaaacggGGAGAGGTATACAAACTGCGTTCAGCCATACGTCTACAAGAAAATAAATCGTGCGTTACAGAATAACATACAATGAATCATTCTAAAAAATGCATAcatgatttttattattcgaatatAGACTAATCTTGATAAAATTGGAGCAAGTTGAAGCTTATTCGAAGATTCTTTTGCGCATATCGATGATAACTGTATCGTTATGATGAAACGCCTCGTTAAACACGAAAATGGAGTAGTTAACTGATCCTCGGGAGATGAGTACAAATGAGGTAGAAATGAGGTAAAAACGCGACGTTTCAGTGGTTTAATATAACTGTAACGTGAATAAAATAAGGTAACAAACAAATGTTCAAATAATATGACACGATGTGTCACACACTGTTGAGACTGCTGGCTTCCTCGACATCGCTCTCGCTCATTGGACTAGTCGATGATTCTAGGTGATATCTTGAATCACTAGTCAAATCTTGATagtgttgttgctgttgttgctgttgctgaTATTGATGCTGGTGCTGATGGTGATGATGATGAAAGTGGTGATGATGTTGAAGAAGGTTTTCATTATGATAACATCGATGCCTCTCGTCTATGCGATGACGCAGATCGTCAAGATGCCCAGTTTGAACTCGTCTTCTTAGTTTTCGATGACACAAAAGACAAACGATCAATGACATCAATATAATACCGATGGCACCACCCACGGAAACAGCGTAATTATTCGTCTGTACAACTATATCAcctgaaatataataatttcttgtcAAACGTTTGTTCAATCTAAAACTTGTCCATATTCTCTCTAATGTCCATTTTTGTATTTCGTCTCTTTTCTAGCTCCTCGTTTACAAAACATAAAATCTACACAATTATGTACAATTCGTTGAAAGtttaatcgaatttttgtACGATTGCTGATCATTCAACTAGCTTCATTTGTTTTATACTCGTAGCATATTTAAACGAAACCTATAGAAAGATGGTAGCGGAAAAAGTAAAACGCGGCGGAACGGAGGATGTAGTTAAAAAGATAGTCGAAGATAATGTGCGTGGTTGACATGGTTGATAGTCTtcgaaagaggaaagaaattttgaaaaagatGAAAGATTTAACAGCAAAAGGAACGaagaggaaaggaaagaaaagtgaaaaaaggaaagagtgTGGATTAGGAGCATCTGTAAGAGGAGAGGGACAGCGCGAACATGTGAACGCGTGTCtgtgagaaagagagaagatcCACATGCTATTTTATATGAACAAATTTGCATTCACTGTAATCATGCGTTTTTTCTATAAACTTTGTGTAAAACGTGAGAGAAACTTTTAAGACAATATAAACGTAAATTTCGAGATTACAATATAATTGGTATACTTGAAAAACAGCGATATTTTCGATACAATTTTTGTAGAATTATATAGTATTGTATATGTAAGTACATATGTCATAATAATCAAATGTGAGAAGTTTTCTACTTAAAAATAAGTGAAATAATAAAGAGGGATAATAGCGCGCAGTGGTGCAAATGACTTTACATGTTACATTTGaaattatacatgtatacGTGTATAAAATGAATATGAAGGTGGTTGTGCGTCCGTCATCTATCCGCGTTTCTATTTGTATACACATAATACATTGGTTGACATTAAAAAAGTTACcgtataattaatttgttgttgtataaaaattaagaGCGATACATGTGCAATATTGTGAGTGAACTCACGTGATAGGGGAGATCATAACATGCCGGATCGTCGGAAGCTTCATGAAGGGCTCAGATGGCCACGAACACAAAGCACAGAGAGAGAAGAAGCATGGCAGAGACTCCAGCCAGTGCTGGCGACAATGGGGCTGATGCTGCACCTGCGACACCACACACAGTCATTCACCCATTCAATCTCCCCATTCTTTCACCTGTACACACAGCTACGTACTACTTACCCAAAATATTACGCAATTCAGTACATACTTGTCTTTCTCTTCAACTTCTATCTACCATTTGTTCTCTACTTACTAGTTAATCTTTTTCCAATGTCGAACATTGTTCCCCTATCCTACTCCATTGCTATACGTAATTACGAATATCTTGGAAAACGTGTATTGTACGCGTGTGCAAGGTGAACACTAACATGAACACTTTCTTTTATCGTAAACGATCGAAACGATATCGAAAATGATCTAGAACTGAAGTCATGATTTACGCGATAACATTACGTGTCCGATACCTTCGAGCAAAATGAACTGAAAAATACATGCAGATTCGTGCAGAATTTACCAATTTGCATCATCtgaaaatcatatttttatattcagaTATCCAAATTCAGATGTcagatatgtataataatgatgtatatatatataatacgtatTGCTATACactatttttacttttatacgTTTAACGAGAACGAGATAGACAATTCGGTTCAATTCCGAACGATATCGTACTGTATAATAGTCAGTAGCAGGTTTGATTTTAATCGGATATTTACATGTGTATACAGTATACATCCATAGAAGATGCATGCATACATACACACTCGCGTATATGCATGCATAACATATACGTGAGAAGGATTAGTTAAAGGTACTGTACTCGGTAGAAAAAGAATACGCTTGGAGAATTTGTAGagtaattgaataattaagtATCTATTG
Encoded proteins:
- the LOC126867787 gene encoding serine-rich adhesin for platelets isoform X4 is translated as MIQPFLEEGAWCYWVVSIGALLCFLGLIVACICSCRRNENKSTSANRSLPDIPKDKGKRHENTGTSVSQDIYEITETIGDQSELYATVRDTAKEQISKLDVPEVLHQNPSLSQETSDDQYLRFASSPNSDNVEHPYAQVQNVQKTEANQSSRNNIKQASNVDKPLTSTSQSNGNPVAPPRTRRSSSHNSLLSAETGPCDIQAANAISGGVQANQDLPYMTPPLLMLLPQPPQPQSNSPQQHFSGDSQDSKGYTSISVREPLANIIAQTKTICRQSQSVRPLTDPHYATVSDDSDEMYAAIDEQDKVYTSGSETYAQIQPTMTEIQRVQNEQTLFSRVPSRSDETYPAPQPPSVDSLRHVAHAHSRQASSSSANSSIVNPGSPKPEKRQANSPLPPPPEGTAEVYALIEKKPKSDDRMKSALSSGKSLEDMYAKVMKKKKDAEEQQNDAHSNSQGSLHSDTFVLGSVRKSSLVESNRIASSSHDSMEIQKKESDSVGDVGNFHSETDVLMKSSPPSSSRTDDGLDSSNFTLGHGYEVMNSDLPKKHSTTRESCDPNYEVLCPQQCLTMDTATDYQQTSNSVPISLRNNVDLPTTSSLSTSSPSTSSSSSSSSSSSSYSMPFKHRQISNASSEDPGYEKVKLRSRSEMDPDTDSEPNYESMPHDSGEPNYASVCRPGDSDTDPNYESVNHGDPNYESVKYMSVTRTEEPPYEQVNTYKLEQDPNGYEKVQKNILFNADYEQIHQNHSSKPINGDTDDEQYVQV
- the LOC126867787 gene encoding serine-rich adhesin for platelets isoform X1 — encoded protein: MIQPFLEEGAWCYWVVSIGALLCFLGLIVACICSCRRNENKIRSVVIPLNRNEFLGLAGMVTLNDSDNDGFNGIPMADALRIATQDIIDSGKRSTSANRSLPDIPKDKGKRHENTGTSVSQDIYEITETIGDQSELYATVRDTAKEQISKLDVPEVLHQNPSLSQETSDDQYLRFASSPNSDNVEHPYAQVQNVQKTEANQSSRNNIKQASNVDKPLTSTSQSNGNPVAPPRTRRSSSHNSLLSAETGPCDIQAANAISGGVQANQDLPYMTPPLLMLLPQPPQPQSNSPQQHFSGDSQDSKGYTSISVREPLANIIAQTKTICRQSQSVRPLTDPHYATVSDDSDEMYAAIDEQDKVYTSGSETYAQIQPTMTEIQRVQNEQTLFSRVPSRSDETYPAPQPPSVDSLRHVAHAHSRQASSSSANSSIVNPGSPKPEKRQANSPLPPPPEGTAEVYALIEKKPKSDDRMKSALSSGKSLEDMYAKVMKKKKDAEEQQNDAHSNSQGSLHSDTFVLGSVRKSSLVESNRIASSSHDSMEIQKKESDSVGDVGNFHSETDVLMKSSPPSSSRTDDGLDSSNFTLGHGYEVMNSDLPKKHSTTRESCDPNYEVLCPQQCLTMDTATDYQQTSNSVPISLRNNVDLPTTSSLSTSSPSTSSSSSSSSSSSSYSMPFKHRQISNASSEDPGYEKVKLRSRSEMDPDTDSEPNYESMPHDSGEPNYASVCRPGDSDTDPNYESVNHGDPNYESVKYMSVTRTEEPPYEQVNTYKLEQDPNGYEKVQKNILFNADYEQIHQNHSSKPINGDTDDEQYVQV
- the LOC126867787 gene encoding serine-rich adhesin for platelets isoform X3, with translation MIQPFLEEGAWCYWVVSIGALLCFLGLIVACICSCRRNENKNEFLGLAGMVTLNDSDNDGFNGIPMADALRIATQDIIDSGKRSTSANRSLPDIPKDKGKRHENTGTSVSQDIYEITETIGDQSELYATVRDTAKEQISKLDVPEVLHQNPSLSQETSDDQYLRFASSPNSDNVEHPYAQVQNVQKTEANQSSRNNIKQASNVDKPLTSTSQSNGNPVAPPRTRRSSSHNSLLSAETGPCDIQAANAISGGVQANQDLPYMTPPLLMLLPQPPQPQSNSPQQHFSGDSQDSKGYTSISVREPLANIIAQTKTICRQSQSVRPLTDPHYATVSDDSDEMYAAIDEQDKVYTSGSETYAQIQPTMTEIQRVQNEQTLFSRVPSRSDETYPAPQPPSVDSLRHVAHAHSRQASSSSANSSIVNPGSPKPEKRQANSPLPPPPEGTAEVYALIEKKPKSDDRMKSALSSGKSLEDMYAKVMKKKKDAEEQQNDAHSNSQGSLHSDTFVLGSVRKSSLVESNRIASSSHDSMEIQKKESDSVGDVGNFHSETDVLMKSSPPSSSRTDDGLDSSNFTLGHGYEVMNSDLPKKHSTTRESCDPNYEVLCPQQCLTMDTATDYQQTSNSVPISLRNNVDLPTTSSLSTSSPSTSSSSSSSSSSSSYSMPFKHRQISNASSEDPGYEKVKLRSRSEMDPDTDSEPNYESMPHDSGEPNYASVCRPGDSDTDPNYESVNHGDPNYESVKYMSVTRTEEPPYEQVNTYKLEQDPNGYEKVQKNILFNADYEQIHQNHSSKPINGDTDDEQYVQV
- the LOC126867787 gene encoding serine-rich adhesin for platelets isoform X2, coding for MIQPFLEEGAWCYWVVSIGALLCFLGLIVACICSCRRNENKIRSVVIPLNRNEFLGLAGMVTLNDSDNDGFNGIPMADALRIATQDIIDSGKRSTSANRSLPDIPKDKGKRHENTGTSVSQDIYEITETIGDQSELYATVRDTAKEQISKLDVPEVLHQNPSLSQETSDDQYLRFASSPNSDNVEHPYAQVQNVQKTEANQSSRNNIKQASNVDKPLTSTSQSNGNPVAPPRTRRSSSHNSLLSAETGPCDIQAANAISGGVQANQDLPYMTPPLLMLLPQPPQPQSNSPQQHFSGDSQDSRYTSISVREPLANIIAQTKTICRQSQSVRPLTDPHYATVSDDSDEMYAAIDEQDKVYTSGSETYAQIQPTMTEIQRVQNEQTLFSRVPSRSDETYPAPQPPSVDSLRHVAHAHSRQASSSSANSSIVNPGSPKPEKRQANSPLPPPPEGTAEVYALIEKKPKSDDRMKSALSSGKSLEDMYAKVMKKKKDAEEQQNDAHSNSQGSLHSDTFVLGSVRKSSLVESNRIASSSHDSMEIQKKESDSVGDVGNFHSETDVLMKSSPPSSSRTDDGLDSSNFTLGHGYEVMNSDLPKKHSTTRESCDPNYEVLCPQQCLTMDTATDYQQTSNSVPISLRNNVDLPTTSSLSTSSPSTSSSSSSSSSSSSYSMPFKHRQISNASSEDPGYEKVKLRSRSEMDPDTDSEPNYESMPHDSGEPNYASVCRPGDSDTDPNYESVNHGDPNYESVKYMSVTRTEEPPYEQVNTYKLEQDPNGYEKVQKNILFNADYEQIHQNHSSKPINGDTDDEQYVQV